One segment of Patescibacteria group bacterium DNA contains the following:
- a CDS encoding lysophospholipid acyltransferase family protein, producing the protein MRLLKQIGELIAWLLVALRSLILLPIFCCSAAICCILYIVWLLFLPREFLWHFWIRPCGWLCLKILGQRVEFKGQIPNSADGPYLYLINHQSFLDAFLVAYAMPERITGVGAAKYFRLPIWGWMMKAHGIIPVDNKDRKQAIASMKKIEKAINAGESLAVFPEGERSKTGRLQEFKKGAFHLAKNAQPVIIPCVIRGAYQSWRRGSLMVRPGIITFEFLPPILPAEYENFDFNELRKKLETVIAQALA; encoded by the coding sequence ATGCGCTTATTGAAACAAATCGGCGAGTTAATCGCTTGGCTTCTTGTCGCCTTAAGGTCGTTAATTCTCCTTCCGATTTTCTGCTGTTCTGCAGCCATTTGCTGTATCCTTTATATTGTCTGGCTACTGTTTCTGCCACGGGAATTCTTATGGCACTTCTGGATTCGACCCTGTGGCTGGCTTTGCCTGAAAATTCTCGGCCAACGAGTGGAGTTCAAGGGACAAATACCGAACTCGGCCGACGGACCATATCTGTATCTGATTAATCATCAATCTTTTCTGGACGCCTTTTTGGTGGCATACGCCATGCCGGAAAGAATCACCGGCGTCGGTGCCGCCAAATACTTCCGATTGCCGATTTGGGGCTGGATGATGAAGGCCCACGGCATTATTCCCGTAGACAATAAAGATCGCAAACAAGCAATCGCCTCTATGAAAAAAATAGAAAAGGCGATCAATGCCGGCGAATCACTAGCGGTCTTTCCGGAAGGCGAGAGAAGCAAAACCGGCCGGTTGCAAGAGTTTAAAAAAGGCGCTTTTCATTTGGCAAAAAATGCCCAGCCCGTTATCATTCCTTGCGTAATCAGAGGTGCCTATCAGTCATGGAGGCGCGGCAGCTTAATGGTCAGACCGGGGATCATAACTTTTGAATTCCTGCCGCCGATTCTACCCGCGGAATATGAGAATTTTGATTTTAATGAATTGAGAAAAAAATTGGAAACAGTTATAGCTCAAGCACTTGCATAA
- the mnmA gene encoding tRNA 2-thiouridine(34) synthase MnmA codes for MKKNQDKKVVVAMSGGVDSSVVAALLKNQGYNVMGVFMQFWFPSGEKYGENRCCSLAAWNEAKEVAHLLDIPIHKVNFGKEFKKIIVDEFLAEYKAGRTPNPCVACNKFIKFKLLLDYARTVFDADYVATGHYVRLKPQVKNLKTGAIRQFDLYRPKDKNKDQTYFLYNLKQEQLKHLLFPLAGYTKDQVRGLAKKFKLAVHAKPDSQEICFVGQSHTRFLKKYLGLKEGEIINEKGEAVGKHQGLSLYTLGQRSGIGLSGGPWYVIGFNRKKNKLVVSKKFDSDKLYNRRVFFKSANWLTGKIQLPLSCEAQIRYHVRPEKCRVKKIGRRYLAEFVQSPRAATPGQSIVFYDNNQLLGGGVIE; via the coding sequence ATGAAAAAAAATCAAGACAAAAAAGTCGTAGTGGCCATGTCCGGCGGAGTGGATTCCTCGGTAGTTGCGGCACTATTAAAAAACCAAGGCTATAATGTCATGGGCGTTTTTATGCAATTTTGGTTTCCCAGCGGAGAGAAGTATGGCGAGAATCGCTGTTGCAGTTTGGCGGCCTGGAATGAGGCCAAAGAGGTGGCGCACCTACTGGATATCCCGATCCATAAAGTCAACTTCGGCAAAGAGTTCAAAAAAATAATTGTTGACGAATTCTTGGCCGAATACAAAGCCGGCCGGACGCCCAACCCCTGCGTAGCTTGCAATAAGTTCATCAAGTTCAAATTACTACTGGATTATGCGCGGACAGTTTTTGATGCGGATTATGTCGCCACGGGACATTATGTGCGGCTCAAACCGCAAGTTAAAAATCTAAAAACAGGAGCCATACGCCAATTTGATTTATACCGCCCCAAAGATAAAAACAAAGATCAAACATATTTTTTATACAACCTAAAGCAAGAACAATTAAAACATCTCTTGTTCCCCTTAGCCGGTTACACCAAGGACCAGGTTAGGGGATTAGCCAAAAAATTCAAATTGGCCGTGCACGCCAAACCCGATAGCCAAGAAATCTGTTTTGTCGGCCAAAGCCACACGAGATTCCTAAAAAAATATTTGGGACTGAAAGAAGGAGAAATTATTAATGAAAAAGGCGAGGCTGTCGGCAAGCATCAAGGACTATCCCTTTATACCCTGGGCCAACGCAGTGGCATCGGCTTATCGGGCGGGCCTTGGTATGTCATCGGCTTTAACCGCAAAAAAAACAAGTTAGTAGTGTCAAAAAAATTCGATAGCGATAAACTGTATAATCGACGGGTATTTTTTAAGTCCGCCAACTGGCTGACGGGAAAAATCCAGCTACCCTTATCCTGCGAAGCGCAGATCCGCTATCATGTCCGGCCGGAAAAATGCCGAGTCAAAAAAATCGGTCGGCGCTATCTGGCGGAATTCGTCCAGTCTCCTCGCGCCGCCACCCCCGGACAATCAATCGTTTTTTACGACAATAATCAATTGCTCGGCGGAGGTGTTATAGAATGA
- a CDS encoding NAD(P)/FAD-dependent oxidoreductase, whose protein sequence is MIYDLAIIGAGPAGLMAANRAGELGAKVIIIEKNRQPGIKLLLSGNGRCNLTNKIDNHRILADCYGNNGKFLLSGFSQFDAADAIAFFAARGVKTKVEDNNRVLPQSDQARDILKALLADLKKYQIKIKTDSAVKKIVAQNNKIQKIILAKGEEITAKNYLLATGGKSYPLTGSTGEAYAWLQKLGHTIIEPRPALTPIVLQERTNKSLEGVSFKKIKLTVKQNNRLIAQENGDIIFTANGISGPAAINLSRLITDRLSSDTAIIVDFFPSKTESQIDTNLRELWQAQKNKTIKNSLTVLAPTKLIDVALKSAGIDPDKQANVVTRAERKSLVSSFKGLKAAINRLEGYDRAIITKGGVKINEIDPKTMRSKIIANLYLAGEILDLDGPTGGFNLQICWTTGYVAGDNAA, encoded by the coding sequence ATGATTTATGATTTAGCGATAATCGGTGCCGGACCAGCCGGACTAATGGCCGCCAATCGCGCCGGGGAACTCGGCGCTAAAGTGATTATAATTGAAAAAAACCGCCAACCGGGAATAAAATTGCTGCTTAGCGGCAATGGCCGTTGCAACCTAACCAATAAAATTGACAACCATAGAATACTGGCTGATTGCTACGGCAATAATGGCAAATTTTTACTATCCGGCTTCAGCCAATTTGACGCCGCAGATGCAATCGCTTTTTTTGCCGCCAGGGGAGTCAAAACGAAAGTAGAGGACAATAATCGGGTCCTGCCTCAAAGCGATCAGGCGCGAGACATCCTAAAAGCCCTGCTTGCTGACTTAAAAAAATATCAGATAAAAATAAAAACCGACTCAGCCGTAAAAAAAATCGTTGCTCAAAATAATAAAATCCAAAAAATTATTTTAGCCAAGGGCGAAGAAATAACAGCTAAAAACTATCTGTTGGCAACCGGGGGCAAATCTTACCCCTTGACCGGCTCAACCGGCGAAGCCTATGCTTGGTTGCAAAAATTAGGACACACAATCATTGAGCCGCGGCCAGCCTTAACTCCGATCGTCTTGCAAGAAAGGACCAATAAATCATTAGAGGGCGTAAGCTTTAAAAAAATCAAGTTAACAGTCAAACAAAACAACCGCTTAATAGCTCAAGAAAACGGCGATATCATCTTTACCGCTAACGGCATCAGCGGTCCGGCCGCGATTAACCTAAGCCGACTGATTACTGACAGGCTAAGCTCCGACACCGCCATCATTGTGGACTTTTTTCCATCGAAAACCGAGAGCCAAATTGATACTAATCTTAGGGAATTATGGCAAGCACAAAAAAATAAAACCATAAAAAATTCTCTAACCGTTTTGGCGCCAACCAAACTGATTGATGTTGCCTTAAAGTCAGCCGGAATCGATCCTGACAAGCAAGCCAACGTTGTTACTCGCGCAGAAAGAAAATCATTGGTTTCATCATTCAAGGGACTTAAGGCCGCCATTAATAGATTAGAAGGGTATGACAGAGCCATAATCACCAAGGGCGGAGTCAAAATCAATGAAATCGACCCTAAAACCATGCGTTCAAAAATCATTGCTAACTTATATTTAGCCGGAGAAATCTTGGATTTAGACGGACCGACGGGCGGTTTCAATTTACAAATCTGCTGGACCACCGGCTATGTCGCCGGCGACAACGCCGCCTAA
- a CDS encoding DUF488 domain-containing protein: MSRHTLSDGITPDARIQKFDIHMPILGPSPKLIGDYCKRGISWAEFETRYLNEIKQEPKCSLINYLACLAIKNDVTLLCIEETCEHCHRRLLAEACQLFIPKLLIKHR; encoded by the coding sequence ATGAGCCGGCATACACTTTCAGACGGCATCACTCCTGATGCGCGGATACAAAAATTTGATATTCATATGCCTATTCTGGGTCCGTCGCCTAAACTCATCGGTGATTACTGCAAGAGAGGCATTTCTTGGGCGGAGTTTGAAACAAGATATCTTAACGAGATCAAACAAGAACCAAAATGTTCATTAATAAATTACTTGGCTTGTTTGGCGATAAAAAATGACGTGACTTTGCTGTGTATTGAAGAAACATGCGAACATTGCCATCGCCGGCTTCTAGCAGAAGCTTGCCAATTGTTTATTCCTAAGCTACTAATTAAACACCGCTGA
- a CDS encoding HD domain-containing protein, which translates to MEMIISKIEKKIKSLFSNESSGHDIYHLKRVLNIANYLQKKEGGDRTVIAVGAFLHDIHRIIGNETGNFCSPKNSLPKINKIINETKLTSEQKNKILHCIEYHEEYNFSKRGKTVSDIETLIIQDADNLDAMGAIGIGRTFAYGGAQSLNMWVPEKSFKRKYFDENKEDISTIHHFYSKLLKLKDNMNTVTGKKMAAKRHKYMEQFLQEFFNEWKGVK; encoded by the coding sequence ATGGAAATGATTATTAGTAAAATTGAAAAAAAAATAAAATCATTATTTTCTAATGAAAGTAGTGGGCACGATATTTACCATTTGAAAAGGGTTCTGAACATCGCTAATTATTTGCAAAAGAAGGAAGGGGGGGATAGGACAGTTATTGCCGTTGGAGCGTTTTTGCACGACATCCACAGAATCATAGGAAACGAGACTGGCAATTTTTGCTCGCCAAAAAATTCATTGCCAAAAATCAATAAAATTATTAATGAGACAAAATTGACTTCTGAACAAAAAAATAAAATACTGCATTGTATTGAATACCACGAGGAATATAATTTTTCTAAAAGAGGCAAAACCGTCTCGGACATTGAAACCTTGATTATTCAGGATGCCGATAACTTAGATGCTATGGGAGCTATTGGAATTGGTCGGACATTTGCATACGGAGGCGCTCAATCTTTAAATATGTGGGTTCCGGAAAAATCGTTTAAACGCAAATACTTTGATGAAAATAAAGAGGATATATCCACCATTCATCATTTCTATAGCAAATTATTGAAACTAAAAGATAATATGAACACGGTTACGGGCAAGAAAATGGCCGCTAAAAGGCACAAATATATGGAACAATTTTTGCAGGAATTTTTCAATGAATGGAAAGGAGTTAAATAG
- a CDS encoding DUF5672 family protein — MKKLKNVTLFGLDCVDIDRLIKAAEICCKDFEFADIKLLSSISSDNKNVIKINPVESIKKYSQFILKELNNYIKTDFVLIIQYDGFILNSTAWDDEYLKYDYIGAPLWVKDKLVVGNGGFSLRSKKLLEILQNDPSINIEDSPSHKYAENEDWIISVIKRKYLENLGIKFAPVKLAHKFSFEKNKEYGAKWNGQFGFHGLKWTDISDWIKKHPEYGIKNELREKPNEHF, encoded by the coding sequence ATGAAAAAACTAAAAAATGTAACACTGTTTGGTCTTGACTGTGTTGATATTGATCGACTTATAAAAGCCGCAGAAATTTGTTGCAAAGATTTTGAATTTGCCGATATTAAATTATTATCATCAATTTCTTCCGATAATAAAAATGTCATCAAAATCAACCCCGTAGAATCGATTAAAAAATACTCGCAATTCATTCTCAAGGAGTTGAATAATTATATAAAGACTGATTTTGTTTTGATTATTCAATATGACGGTTTTATTTTGAATTCCACTGCTTGGGATGATGAATATTTGAAATACGATTATATTGGTGCACCATTATGGGTAAAAGATAAGTTGGTTGTTGGCAATGGCGGTTTTAGTCTGCGAAGCAAGAAACTGCTAGAAATATTGCAAAATGATCCAAGTATTAATATTGAAGATTCACCAAGCCACAAATATGCGGAAAATGAAGATTGGATTATTTCTGTCATTAAACGTAAATATTTAGAAAACTTAGGCATAAAATTCGCTCCAGTTAAATTAGCGCACAAATTCAGTTTTGAAAAAAATAAAGAATACGGTGCCAAATGGAATGGTCAATTTGGTTTTCATGGCCTTAAATGGACTGACATTTCAGACTGGATAAAGAAGCATCCCGAATATGGGATTAAGAATGAATTGAGAGAAAAACCGAATGAACATTTCTAG
- a CDS encoding GNAT family N-acetyltransferase: MDFQISRMNITDIDEIYKLGALQKEFASASGIFWSKEQLKKWCQSPSDVLLVAKTKNEIIGFSFYSAHIPTKKITWENLYVTPSARGLGVAAKLTEEGLKQVKDLGYTYIMLCVNAEDQELFSKFIERYGFKREGTVLWVDKII, encoded by the coding sequence ATGGATTTTCAAATATCTAGAATGAATATTACGGACATTGATGAGATTTATAAACTAGGTGCTTTACAGAAAGAATTTGCTAGTGCTAGTGGAATTTTTTGGAGTAAAGAACAATTAAAAAAATGGTGTCAAAGTCCTAGTGATGTTCTGTTAGTGGCAAAAACAAAAAATGAAATTATTGGCTTTTCTTTTTATTCCGCTCACATACCAACAAAGAAAATTACTTGGGAAAATCTTTACGTGACACCATCCGCTCGCGGATTGGGAGTGGCCGCAAAATTAACAGAGGAAGGATTGAAGCAAGTTAAAGATCTTGGATATACTTATATTATGCTTTGTGTGAATGCCGAAGATCAGGAGTTATTTTCTAAGTTTATCGAAAGATATGGATTTAAAAGAGAAGGCACTGTTCTGTGGGTTGATAAAATTATATAA
- a CDS encoding tRNA-dependent cyclodipeptide synthase: MEIIQIKETLLIPKDYIFKKRYNLWIGLSFGNKWFTKNNLEKLIDFGLIHTKKSLLILIPGRLQVSNLRYIDNLSRAQSLKKAFEMEDEKRQEVEVIVSRLPAKDQKKVVIANYDDALTPKFVKQREVLMREFSEQKAFYNSVMEISNEMLKIRGRTISKDRAESVALYVLQELPLFLNGVSIINRGELYSVILYPGLGKFDELVVKIIKSNEYNGLRNKLRIINKTGIADIE; this comes from the coding sequence ATGGAAATAATTCAAATAAAAGAAACATTATTAATTCCCAAAGATTATATCTTTAAAAAAAGATATAATCTTTGGATAGGTTTAAGTTTTGGTAATAAATGGTTCACGAAAAATAATCTTGAAAAACTTATTGATTTTGGCCTCATACATACTAAAAAATCCTTGTTAATTTTAATCCCAGGGAGACTTCAGGTTTCTAATTTAAGGTATATTGATAATTTAAGCAGAGCACAATCATTAAAAAAGGCTTTCGAAATGGAAGATGAGAAAAGACAAGAAGTCGAAGTAATCGTCTCAAGATTGCCCGCAAAAGATCAAAAGAAGGTTGTTATCGCCAACTATGATGATGCTTTAACGCCAAAATTTGTTAAACAACGAGAGGTATTAATGAGGGAATTTTCTGAACAAAAGGCTTTTTATAATTCGGTAATGGAAATTTCTAACGAAATGCTAAAAATACGAGGACGCACTATTTCAAAAGATCGAGCCGAGTCAGTGGCTCTTTATGTCCTACAAGAATTGCCATTATTTTTGAATGGAGTTTCGATTATTAATCGTGGTGAATTGTATTCAGTTATTTTGTATCCGGGATTAGGTAAATTTGATGAATTAGTAGTAAAAATTATTAAAAGTAATGAGTATAATGGTTTAAGGAATAAATTAAGAATTATAAATAAAACAGGCATAGCCGATATCGAATAA
- a CDS encoding caspase family protein, with amino-acid sequence MKHHIVAIGISKHKNQITNLAFAEKDATEFFSLFQQNISNIGYNKLLVDEEATLSEIKTALGKELLDNIESDDVFFFFYSGHGALVDDPNNINSGLSFLVPYDATHDIVNTCLSVEDIKNIFTSLKSKVNLIFIDSCFSGSVSKNAKNYPIPNTKGFKNIKSFSNTVIGNGSMIFTASKDDELSIEDPELKNGLFTYYVLDELQKNRPSEYFSATDIFSPIAEGVSSRARDKWKHTQTPTMLGKLEGNLTLPVFKKRLHLKPETIEIPKTPELQNAIFSVPVIDLTMDEKNKLLQETINFVVGSSGSSVETINILNFERLCHKLITKIKKEWEIIFQEIGQDVDRIPEAISRMEASSYQYIYLGATISVYGNKNQIKIYCEYLTALVELTNNKSGLISLIAVPEVIIVEILYIIATICIARDNYAPLKILLETKFDNPNYFDQPPMSFLEDNHFHYTRALTGHSTKVNEYIREYLKNQDWLIELVPKMDGKIENFQFQANFLLVVLSEHNGEPLWADFGRYYGERIMPFVKKILFDKNIRIQLAGLMNLQETEVRLKLIEYITTIQKRGLNNYWWESINPAHLMTDEEKKVAGIK; translated from the coding sequence ATGAAACATCATATTGTTGCGATTGGAATTTCTAAGCATAAGAATCAAATTACAAATCTAGCGTTTGCAGAAAAAGATGCAACAGAGTTTTTCTCATTATTTCAACAAAATATTAGCAATATTGGGTATAATAAACTTTTAGTTGATGAAGAGGCGACTCTTTCAGAAATCAAGACTGCGTTAGGAAAAGAATTACTGGATAATATCGAGTCAGATGACGTTTTCTTCTTTTTCTATTCCGGTCACGGAGCATTAGTTGATGATCCTAATAATATTAATTCAGGACTTAGCTTTTTAGTGCCGTATGATGCAACTCATGATATTGTAAATACTTGTTTATCAGTAGAGGATATAAAAAATATTTTCACATCCCTAAAATCAAAAGTAAATTTAATTTTTATTGATTCTTGTTTTAGTGGGTCAGTAAGTAAAAATGCCAAAAATTACCCAATCCCCAATACCAAGGGATTTAAAAATATTAAATCATTTTCAAATACAGTAATTGGTAATGGTAGTATGATTTTTACTGCCAGTAAAGATGATGAACTTTCAATCGAAGATCCTGAACTTAAAAATGGTTTATTTACATATTATGTACTTGATGAACTCCAAAAAAATCGTCCTAGTGAATATTTTTCAGCTACAGACATTTTTAGTCCAATCGCAGAAGGTGTAAGCTCTCGTGCTAGGGACAAATGGAAACACACTCAAACACCAACCATGTTAGGTAAATTAGAGGGTAATCTCACTCTCCCAGTGTTTAAAAAGAGGTTGCATTTAAAGCCCGAAACCATTGAGATACCAAAAACGCCAGAATTACAAAATGCTATTTTTTCTGTGCCAGTGATTGATTTAACGATGGATGAAAAAAACAAACTTTTGCAGGAAACAATTAATTTTGTTGTTGGTTCTTCCGGGTCTAGTGTGGAAACTATTAATATATTAAATTTTGAGAGATTGTGCCACAAATTAATCACTAAAATAAAAAAGGAATGGGAAATAATTTTTCAGGAAATTGGTCAGGATGTGGATCGCATACCAGAGGCTATTTCGCGCATGGAAGCGAGTAGTTATCAGTATATATATTTAGGTGCTACAATTTCAGTATATGGCAACAAAAATCAGATAAAAATATACTGTGAATATCTGACAGCTTTAGTTGAACTTACAAATAATAAATCCGGTCTAATTTCTCTGATTGCGGTTCCGGAAGTTATAATTGTTGAAATCTTATACATTATAGCTACTATTTGTATAGCCAGAGATAATTATGCGCCACTCAAAATTTTACTTGAAACTAAGTTCGATAATCCAAATTACTTTGATCAGCCACCGATGTCTTTTTTAGAAGATAATCATTTTCATTATACTCGTGCCCTGACTGGTCATTCAACTAAAGTGAATGAATACATTAGGGAATATTTAAAAAATCAAGATTGGCTTATTGAATTAGTACCAAAAATGGATGGAAAAATTGAAAATTTTCAATTTCAGGCCAATTTCCTACTTGTTGTACTGTCCGAGCATAATGGGGAACCTTTATGGGCTGATTTTGGCAGATATTATGGAGAGAGAATTATGCCATTCGTAAAAAAAATTCTATTTGATAAAAATATTCGTATACAGCTTGCAGGATTAATGAATTTACAAGAAACTGAGGTAAGACTAAAATTAATTGAATACATCACAACGATACAAAAAAGAGGTCTTAATAATTATTGGTGGGAGTCTATTAATCCCGCGCATCTAATGACAGACGAAGAAAAAAAAGTGGCTGGGATTAAATAA
- a CDS encoding helix-turn-helix transcriptional regulator: MHKLSKKLAVNFKRIREEKGLTQGDVFRSSRIDRAYICRVESGRVNPTLENLYKLANALGVEAWELLK, translated from the coding sequence ATGCATAAATTAAGCAAAAAACTTGCCGTTAATTTTAAACGGATACGAGAGGAAAAAGGCCTAACTCAAGGCGACGTTTTTCGTTCAAGCAGAATTGACCGCGCCTATATCTGCCGGGTGGAAAGTGGCCGGGTAAACCCTACATTAGAAAATTTATATAAATTAGCCAATGCCTTGGGAGTTGAAGCGTGGGAATTACTAAAATAA
- a CDS encoding ribonuclease HI family protein, whose translation MKAIIYSDGGARGNPGPAGIGAVIKIGEKQLELKRYIGEATNNQAEYRALILALEHALENGVTEAECLLDSELVVKQLNREYRVKDKDLGVLFIKVYNLSTKFKRVTFKHIYREQNKLADKLVNEAIDRHE comes from the coding sequence ATGAAAGCAATAATTTATTCTGATGGCGGAGCGCGGGGCAATCCCGGTCCGGCCGGTATCGGAGCCGTAATAAAAATCGGCGAGAAACAACTGGAACTTAAACGCTATATCGGCGAAGCCACCAATAACCAGGCGGAGTATCGCGCTTTAATTTTGGCTCTGGAGCATGCCTTAGAAAACGGGGTAACCGAGGCTGAATGCCTTTTGGATTCCGAACTGGTGGTAAAGCAATTAAATCGCGAATACCGAGTCAAAGATAAGGATCTGGGAGTACTGTTCATTAAAGTCTATAACCTAAGCACCAAATTCAAAAGAGTCACTTTCAAACACATCTATCGCGAGCAAAACAAATTAGCGGACAAACTAGTCAACGAAGCGATTGATAGACACGAATAA